From the Pseudomonas sp. VD-NE ins genome, the window GAAGCGCCGGGGCTGGAGTGACGGTTAACCCTGGGGCAGTTGCAGGTTGACGGCGCCGGGGTGTTGTTTGACGAGTGAGTACGGCAGGATCGACCAGTCGGGTGAATCGCAGGCTCGCTCGACGCGGGCGAAATACGCGCCGATGTACAAACCTTTTTCGGTGAAGTGCCAGTTGGAATAGCTCCAGTTATCTTCATTGGTGAAGTCGCAACTGTCTTCATCTCCGCCTACCGGTTTCTTCATTTCATCCGGATACAGCGCGGTGAGTTGTTTGATCAGCCACGGCTTGAAGACTTCGCTTTGGTACTTTGAGCGCGCTGCGTCTTCGGCCTCGGTCAATGGCTGGTCACCACCTCGGTAGCGATCAGCGTGAAGGATTGGCTGACCCTCGCCCACCCAGAGCACGTCTTCGAGCGACAACGGATGGCCGGTTTTCACATCGATGTTAAGTGGTGAATCGCCGAAGTCTGGGTGCGCACCGCCGCAGTCGTAGCTGGTGGAAATGTTCAGGCTGATGACGCTGGGCGAGATAAATGTCGGGGTGACGTCCTGAAGGAATTCGGCGTAACCGCGACCTCGCAACTGGCAACCGTAGTAACTGATGGCCTCGTCCCACAAGCGCCCGAGCAACTGCTGGTTAACCCGTTGCAGATCTTCTTTTGGCATCCCGGATTCGATGCTGAACATGGACATCTTGGTATCAGGCTCTTCCCACCATTGCAGGGAGTAGCCCATGAAGTCCTGCTTTTTACCAGGTTTGAGTTTCAATCCCTGAAGCCGCAGATATTCGTAGGGCTCGCTCTTGGGCAACTTGGCGATGTAGGGCAATGCATTCGCCGGCACTTCGGGAAGTGGCGTATCAGTGACGAGTACGGGCAACTTTTTGCCCTTCGGGTTTTGCCATTCGCCCTTCCAGCCGCCATCAATCTGTTGCAGTTTCAGCGTGGGTAACGGCTTGCCCGGCTCCATACGATCACTGCCCTCTGTGAGCAGCAAGACGTCATTTTTATAGGTGCCGTTAAGCTCTAGATCGCGGTGAAATTTCTCATAAAAGTAACGACCGGTGACTTGCTCCGGGTCACTAATATCGACTTCGAAAACGATCGGCATTTTGCCCAACGTGCCGGTGAACACCATCCGGTTATCTTCGGCGTGTGCGAAGGATAGCAGCGAGAACAGCACAGCGGCGCAGGTTGCCAGACGCATCAGTCCCTTGAGCATTGATCGTTCCTTGAAAGAGGCGGAGGCCGCGCCGCCATTGGAGGACCGGCGCGGATAAATTCGCGGCGATTATGGCGGGGTTACGCCTGGTAATCGAGAGTCTGCGCTTGAAAGATAACGCCACCTCAAGGCAGTTGCAGTGCAACCCCGCCCGGATGTTGTTTGACGATTGTGTACGGCAGAACGCTCCAGTCCACGAATCCGCAGACCGCCGCGACGTGGGCAAATGATGGCTCGAGCTTGATGCCCTGTTCCGTGAAGTACCAACCCGGATAATGCCAGGGATAATCCTCGTCGTAGCCGCAATCGTTTTCACCCTCGGGGGTGACGGTCATTTCGTTTGGGTAGAGTTTCAGCAACTGTGCGACCAACCAAGGTGCCAGTTCAGTGTTGCGGTAGTTCGACCACGCTGTCGAAGAGCCGGGTGAGCCCGCGGCGAAATCTTCATGTTCCTCGTAGTGCAACGGCTTGCCCTGCCCCACCCACAAAACATCATCAAGGGTCAGAAGCTTGCCTGTCTTGGTATCGATGTTGAGCGCGTCGTGGCTTTGATCCGGATAGGCACCGCCACAGTAATAGTCCGATGAAATCCGCACACTCATCACTGTGGGCGACATCCACAGTGGCTGGCTCCACTGCGCATAACTTCCAGAACAGCCATAAGACGACAACACTTCGCCCCACAAACGCGCCATCAATTGTTGGTTGATACGTCGACGCTCTTCGAGGGAGTAACCGGTCACCACTTCGAACAGAGAAGTGTCTGTCTTCGGCTCGGTCCACCACTGCAGCGTGTAGCCCATGAAGGTGTCGGTCTTGCCTTTTTTGAGGGTGACGCCCTGCAGTCGCAGATATTCGTAAGGATACTTGTCGTGAAGGATGGTGAAAAAGGGCAAGGCATCGTCGGGTACATCGGGGATGACGGCTGGTTCTAACTCGACCTTCAGGATTTTCCCAGCGGTACTCGTCCACTCGCCATACCAACCATGAGTTGTCGGCTGCAGACGAAGGGTCGGGCGCGAGTCTTCCATCCGCGAACCTTCTTCCAGCATCAGTGTTTCCCCGTCCAGGGCACCGTCGAGTGGCAGATCCTTGCGATACTTCTTATAGAAGTAACGACCGTCTCCAGTGCGAGTATTTATTTCGAGGACGATGGCCGCTTTACCCAAGGTGCCGGTGTACACCTGCGCGCCGTTGTCGGCCCACGTTGCAGTCGAGACAAACAAGCCCGTCAGAAAAAGAACAGCGAACAGGCGTAACAATCCTCGGAACATCACTTCATCCTTGAATAAACGAGCAACTGCCCGCCAAAAGAAGCTGCGGATTATGTCGAGGTTGCGCGAGGGAATCGAGCGCTGTCGCCTTCAACTCAAGCACATGCTGATCATCACCATCAGCAACAGCCCGATGTACACACGCGCATGCACCCGATCCGGGATCCGCCCAATCCATGGCTCGGCCAATCGAATCCCGATGAGCGCCCCCACCGTCAGCACCGCAAACGCCAGCAAATCCACATACCCGACAAACCATGCGCCCAGGTCAGCCTGACTGAACCCGGCCAACGCCATATACGTCAGCGTCCCGGCCAATGCCACCGGCACGCTCAACGGATTGGCCATGGACGTCGCTTGCGACATGCTCAATCCACAACGGCGCAACAACGGCACGGTCATGACGCTTCCTCCTACACCGAGAAACGTCGCGATGGCGCCAATGCCTACACCACCTGCGGAAGTTTCCGTAGTGCCAAGTCGGCGTGGGATGACATCTGCATTTTGAGTGAGGAATCCGCGTCGTAACAGGCAATCGATAATGGTCACGCCGAGGTAGCCGATGAACGCATAGCGAATCACGTCGCCGCTAACCCACGCCGCCGCTATTGCACCCACGACCGCACCCACTCCGATGAACCCTCCCAACGGCCACAGGTAATGGCGGATGAGATTGCCAGCGCGACGGTGTTTGTCGGTGGCGATCAGGGCGTTGACGATCATCACGCAGGTCGAGGTGGCGACGGCGATGTGCATCGCCGATTGGCTGATCGGGCCGTCGGCGCCGTGGCTCGAGGTGAGCAGGCGATACAGCAGCGGCACCACGACGAAGCCGCCGCCGAAGCCGAACAGGACTGCGGTGATGCCGGTCAGGCAGCCGAAGAGGGTCAGCAGTAAATAGAACATGTCGAGGCGTCCGTGGTGGGAGAGCGGTCGACGATAGAGCGGTGGCGCTTGGCCTGCTTCAGCAAGTCAGCCAATAATGTTTGCGTTTACGCCAACCACCGGGAAAAGCCTGATGCGCAATGTTTCGATCAATCTGCTGGATGACACGCCGCGCGCGGTGGTGGCGATCGGTACGGATTATTCCCACGGTCACTTGCTGCCTTTTCATACGCATAGACGGGCGCAGTTGCTGTACGGCGCGACCGGGGTGATGCAGGTAAGTACCCATGACGGCAATTGGGTGGTGCCGCCGCAGCGAGCGGTGTGGATTCCGCCGGGTGTGGCGCATGAGGTGTTGATGCTTGGGGTCAGCACTCGCAGCTTGTATATCGAACCCGGTGCGGTGGATTTGGGTGAGCGCTGCCAGGTGATCAGTGTGTCGCCGTTGATGCGGCATTTGCTGATGGAGGCCGTGGAGTTACCGCTGACCTATGACTTGGGCGGACGCGATGGCGTGTTGATCGACCTGTTGTTGCATGAACTGAGGCGCAGTGCGCCGCTGCCGTTGCACATTCCGCTGCCGACTGACGGAAAGCTCCTGTCTCTGTGTCAGACCTTTCTGCATCAGCCGTACGCCCATCAATCTCCACAGCAGTGGGCCGAGCAGTTACACATAAGCTTGCGCACCTTCAACAGGATGTTTCGGCAACAGACCGGATTGAGCTTCAGGCAATGGCGGCAGCAGGCGTGCGTGGTCCTGGCGCTGGCGCGACTGGCCTCGGGTGAAGCGGTGACGCGCATCGCGCTGGACTTCGGTTATGAAAGCCCGGCGGCGTTCTCGACGATGTTCCGGCGGATCCTCGGGCAGGCACCGTCCGTCTGGTTGGAGGCGGCGAATTAGCGCAAATCAAAAAATGCGTTTGATCCCGGCCGAAAACAACTGTACAAAAACACAGTACATTTTCAATCAGCACTCTTGAGCCCGGAGCACACCATGGCCTCTCTTGCGATGAACCACATCCTCGAACGCATTGCCCTTTTCCAGTTCACCCCGACGCACTGCGTCCAGGCCCGAGCGATGCTGGGCTGGAGCGTGGAACAGCTATCGCGGGAGGCTGAAGTTTCG encodes:
- a CDS encoding sulfite exporter TauE/SafE family protein produces the protein MFYLLLTLFGCLTGITAVLFGFGGGFVVVPLLYRLLTSSHGADGPISQSAMHIAVATSTCVMIVNALIATDKHRRAGNLIRHYLWPLGGFIGVGAVVGAIAAAWVSGDVIRYAFIGYLGVTIIDCLLRRGFLTQNADVIPRRLGTTETSAGGVGIGAIATFLGVGGSVMTVPLLRRCGLSMSQATSMANPLSVPVALAGTLTYMALAGFSQADLGAWFVGYVDLLAFAVLTVGALIGIRLAEPWIGRIPDRVHARVYIGLLLMVMISMCLS
- a CDS encoding helix-turn-helix transcriptional regulator; amino-acid sequence: MRNVSINLLDDTPRAVVAIGTDYSHGHLLPFHTHRRAQLLYGATGVMQVSTHDGNWVVPPQRAVWIPPGVAHEVLMLGVSTRSLYIEPGAVDLGERCQVISVSPLMRHLLMEAVELPLTYDLGGRDGVLIDLLLHELRRSAPLPLHIPLPTDGKLLSLCQTFLHQPYAHQSPQQWAEQLHISLRTFNRMFRQQTGLSFRQWRQQACVVLALARLASGEAVTRIALDFGYESPAAFSTMFRRILGQAPSVWLEAAN